One genomic window of Clostridioides sp. ES-S-0054-01 includes the following:
- a CDS encoding C-GCAxxG-C-C family protein has product MCNKVIASKYHEKGFNCAESVIKAYNEEFNTDIPVCLGSGLGSGCGVASLCGAVNASNIIIGYVKGRNHEDESTKAKVYAKDLTTTVRKEYGSELCIDLKKDLVACREIMDFAYDSLKETLKKEL; this is encoded by the coding sequence ATGTGCAATAAGGTTATAGCATCAAAATATCATGAGAAGGGATTCAATTGTGCAGAATCAGTTATAAAAGCATATAATGAAGAATTTAATACAGATATACCAGTTTGTTTAGGAAGTGGATTAGGTTCAGGGTGTGGGGTTGCTAGTTTATGTGGTGCAGTAAATGCATCAAATATAATAATTGGATATGTAAAAGGAAGAAACCATGAAGATGAAAGTACTAAAGCTAAAGTATATGCTAAAGATTTAACTACAACAGTAAGAAAAGAGTATGGTTCAGAGCTATGTATAGACCTAAAAAAAGATTTAGTTGCATGTAGAGAAATAATGGATTTCGCATATGATAGTCTAAAGGAAACTTTAAAAAAAGAATTATAA
- the gap gene encoding type I glyceraldehyde-3-phosphate dehydrogenase gives MKIKVGMNGFGRIGRAVLRIAQEELGDNIEIVAINARATTESLAHLFTYDSCYGTFRGEVEAKDEDTLVVNSKEIKILRYNDPEELPWKELGVDIVIESTGLFTQREKAEKHIKAGAKKVIITAPGKNEDITIVIGVNEEKYDNEKHNIISNASCTTNCIAPFAKVLDEKFGIVKGLMTTVHSYTNDQRILDKSHKDLRRARAAAESIIPTTTGAAKAVSRVLPQLEGKLNGFSLRVPTPTVSLVDLVCELKENVTSEQVNSVLKDAAEGELKGVLGYCDKPLVSIDYKGDSRSSIIDALSTMVIEDNMVKVVSWYDNEWGYSSRTIDLVKYIAGKLK, from the coding sequence ATGAAAATTAAGGTAGGAATGAACGGATTTGGAAGAATAGGAAGAGCTGTATTAAGAATAGCTCAAGAAGAATTAGGAGATAATATAGAAATTGTAGCCATAAATGCAAGAGCAACAACAGAATCTTTGGCACATTTATTTACATATGATTCATGCTATGGAACTTTTAGAGGTGAAGTAGAAGCAAAAGATGAAGACACACTAGTAGTAAACTCTAAAGAAATAAAAATATTAAGATATAATGACCCAGAAGAATTACCATGGAAGGAACTTGGAGTTGATATAGTAATAGAATCGACAGGATTATTTACACAAAGAGAAAAGGCAGAAAAACATATTAAAGCAGGGGCAAAAAAAGTAATTATAACAGCTCCAGGAAAAAACGAAGATATAACTATAGTTATCGGAGTTAATGAGGAAAAATATGATAATGAAAAGCACAATATAATTTCAAATGCATCTTGTACTACAAATTGTATAGCTCCTTTTGCTAAAGTATTGGACGAAAAATTTGGTATAGTAAAGGGACTAATGACTACAGTACATTCATATACTAACGATCAAAGAATATTAGATAAGAGCCATAAAGACTTAAGAAGAGCAAGAGCGGCGGCTGAATCTATAATACCTACCACTACAGGAGCAGCAAAAGCTGTGTCAAGAGTATTACCACAATTAGAAGGAAAATTAAATGGTTTTTCGCTTAGAGTGCCAACACCAACAGTTTCACTTGTTGATTTAGTGTGTGAACTTAAAGAAAACGTTACATCTGAGCAAGTGAACTCTGTGTTAAAAGATGCTGCTGAAGGAGAATTAAAAGGCGTTTTGGGATATTGTGACAAGCCACTTGTTTCTATAGACTATAAAGGAGATTCAAGGTCATCTATTATAGATGCTCTATCCACAATGGTTATAGAAGACAATATGGTTAAAGTAGTTTCATGGTATGATAATGAATGGGGATATTCTTCAAGAACTATTGATTTAGTAAAATATATAGCTGGAAAATTAAAATAA
- a CDS encoding pyrimidine dimer DNA glycosylase/endonuclease V, which translates to MRLWHKDLIDVLPKNQLVSQWRELLAIKGSIDKKGTPNHLLVNKVLNYSIDEFKFYTKTIHDEMLKRNYKPNELKYTSILKWKNSSFSNDISNGNSLNLENLYNGWHNRTYLKQCLYNLEEKATCGGIPMNEWNILLCKYGKEYELWSGNILL; encoded by the coding sequence ATGAGATTATGGCATAAGGATTTAATTGATGTATTACCTAAAAATCAATTAGTAAGTCAGTGGAGAGAACTACTTGCTATAAAAGGTTCTATAGATAAAAAAGGTACTCCAAACCATCTATTAGTAAATAAAGTGTTGAATTATAGTATAGATGAATTTAAATTTTATACAAAAACTATACATGATGAAATGTTAAAAAGAAATTATAAGCCTAATGAACTTAAATATACAAGTATATTAAAATGGAAAAATAGCAGTTTTTCAAATGACATATCTAATGGGAATAGTTTAAATTTAGAAAATTTATATAATGGTTGGCATAATAGAACGTATTTAAAACAGTGCTTATATAATTTAGAAGAAAAAGCAACATGTGGAGGAATACCCATGAATGAATGGAATATATTACTTTGTAAATATGGTAAGGAGTATGAATTGTGGTCTGGAAATATTTTGCTTTAA
- a CDS encoding NUDIX hydrolase, whose amino-acid sequence MKKTIIKNVNPMVENKFIGLFEIEYKNKLDEDKVWMVASRKNSEQLKSIYLKNEEDSVDAVVIVGLHKSSKKLILIRQFRVPINGYIYELPAGLVDEGESIDISVERELREETGLTLLEIKKNKSSDKVYLSPGMSDESVAFVYCICDGDITDEFLEPDEEIEAILVSQEEAKEILQSNHKIDIKTFLILQMFVNLGIKLFE is encoded by the coding sequence TTGAAAAAAACTATAATAAAGAATGTAAATCCAATGGTTGAAAATAAGTTTATAGGACTTTTTGAAATTGAGTATAAAAACAAATTAGATGAAGATAAAGTCTGGATGGTAGCATCAAGAAAAAATAGTGAGCAATTAAAAAGTATTTACTTGAAGAATGAAGAAGATAGTGTAGATGCAGTTGTGATAGTTGGACTTCATAAAAGTAGTAAAAAATTGATTTTAATAAGACAATTTAGAGTACCTATTAATGGTTATATATATGAATTACCAGCAGGTCTTGTTGATGAAGGAGAATCTATAGATATTTCTGTTGAAAGAGAACTTAGAGAAGAAACAGGACTTACTCTTTTAGAAATTAAAAAAAATAAAAGTAGCGATAAGGTATATTTGTCTCCTGGAATGAGTGATGAATCTGTTGCTTTTGTTTATTGTATATGTGATGGTGATATAACAGATGAATTTTTAGAACCAGATGAAGAGATTGAAGCTATCTTGGTTTCACAAGAAGAAGCAAAAGAGATTTTACAGAGTAATCATAAGATAGATATAAAAACATTTTTAATTTTACAGATGTTTGTGAACTTAGGAATTAAATTATTTGAATAG
- a CDS encoding methylated-DNA--[protein]-cysteine S-methyltransferase has translation MNLVYDVYQSKIGNLYILSEDGFIVSVDIGDEKFNKLKNEYIEKGIDIKKSTEDLKEAISQIDDYFNGKRKVFDLNIRIEGTEFQKSVYREMLKIPYGKTLYYSDIAKNINNPKSVRAIGQASKCNKIPIIIPCHRVVGKNNIGGYMGNHSDLKEILLNLEKQS, from the coding sequence ATGAATTTAGTATATGATGTTTACCAATCAAAAATAGGAAATTTGTACATATTGAGTGAAGATGGTTTTATAGTTAGTGTAGATATAGGAGATGAAAAATTTAATAAGTTAAAAAACGAATATATTGAAAAAGGAATTGATATAAAGAAAAGCACGGAAGATTTAAAAGAAGCAATAAGTCAGATAGATGATTACTTCAATGGGAAAAGAAAGGTTTTTGATTTAAATATTCGTATTGAAGGGACTGAATTCCAAAAGTCAGTTTACAGGGAAATGTTAAAAATACCATATGGAAAAACATTGTATTATTCAGATATAGCAAAAAATATAAACAATCCAAAATCTGTAAGAGCAATAGGACAAGCAAGTAAATGTAATAAAATTCCAATAATAATACCTTGTCATAGAGTAGTTGGCAAAAACAATATTGGTGGATATATGGGGAATCATTCTGATTTGAAAGAGATATTATTAAATTTAGAAAAACAGAGTTAA
- a CDS encoding helix-turn-helix transcriptional regulator, whose translation MKNKIKILREKLGLTQEQLGRLVETSRQAINAIETGKNEPSIWLAYDISRVFNEPIESVFLFEESERKSRAQISRGEYYGSKRD comes from the coding sequence ATGAAAAATAAAATAAAGATATTAAGAGAAAAATTAGGATTGACACAAGAACAACTAGGAAGGTTAGTTGAGACATCTAGACAGGCTATAAATGCTATAGAAACTGGTAAAAATGAACCTTCAATATGGTTGGCATATGATATTTCAAGAGTTTTTAATGAACCAATTGAAAGCGTATTCTTATTTGAAGAAAGTGAAAGAAAATCAAGAGCACAGATAAGTAGGGGGGAATATTATGGCTCTAAGAGAGATTAG
- a CDS encoding 3'-5' exoribonuclease codes for MLIVHLSTGARKGVILTLSNAKMNIPKNVLHTAITKGFNKAMDTNLTKNEVMTKHFVNIYDRIKFYNNNNFFNLEYSMSEYSLEHKTENYIFLEENLSIAEIDSKNHTRILSIDFETANSKRCSVCSIGFVVEEDNEILIEKEILVNPNSDFSKTNIKIHGITPEDVSNSPKWDEAWSIVEEYITPSTLVIAHNLRSMELACIRQECERYNMEMPKFAEKFNKMSYDTLKLAKDLLPDLENYKLSTLAKKYNIEFNHHNSLEDAKTCLKIFKKLQNSDTFIKESNNDTLLNSIDFDFEANCKDYPLDWALKNRKYFPSFENVFLFLSNNDYNWDSQKNLIKIFGEDYNMKITFIDIRKNIVEIENLRTNKTLKPIENKTLEFIIKEIRKRFSQKVTC; via the coding sequence ATGTTAATTGTACATTTATCTACTGGAGCAAGAAAAGGAGTAATTCTAACGCTTTCTAATGCTAAAATGAATATTCCAAAAAACGTATTACATACTGCAATAACAAAAGGTTTTAATAAAGCCATGGATACAAATTTAACTAAAAATGAAGTAATGACAAAACATTTTGTAAATATTTATGACAGAATTAAATTTTACAATAATAATAATTTTTTCAATTTAGAATACAGTATGAGCGAATATAGTTTAGAACATAAAACAGAAAACTATATCTTTTTGGAAGAAAACCTTTCTATCGCTGAAATAGATAGCAAAAACCATACTAGAATCTTATCTATAGATTTTGAAACTGCAAATTCAAAAAGATGCTCTGTTTGTAGTATCGGCTTTGTAGTTGAAGAAGATAATGAGATTTTGATAGAAAAAGAAATCTTAGTTAACCCTAATTCAGACTTTTCAAAGACCAATATTAAAATACACGGTATTACTCCAGAAGATGTTTCTAACTCTCCTAAATGGGATGAAGCTTGGAGTATTGTTGAAGAATATATAACTCCATCTACATTAGTAATAGCACACAATCTAAGAAGCATGGAATTAGCTTGTATAAGACAGGAATGTGAAAGATATAATATGGAAATGCCTAAATTCGCTGAAAAATTTAATAAAATGTCTTATGATACTTTAAAGTTAGCAAAGGATTTATTACCTGATTTAGAAAACTATAAACTATCTACTCTTGCAAAAAAATATAATATAGAATTTAATCATCATAATTCCTTAGAGGATGCAAAAACATGTTTAAAAATATTCAAAAAGTTACAAAACTCCGATACCTTTATCAAAGAATCCAATAATGACACTTTACTTAATTCTATTGATTTTGATTTTGAAGCAAATTGCAAAGACTACCCTTTGGATTGGGCATTAAAAAACAGAAAATATTTTCCTTCATTTGAAAATGTATTCCTATTTCTAAGTAATAATGATTATAATTGGGATAGCCAAAAAAATTTAATCAAAATTTTTGGAGAAGATTATAATATGAAAATTACATTTATTGACATAAGAAAAAATATCGTAGAAATAGAAAATCTAAGAACAAACAAAACTCTTAAACCCATTGAAAATAAAACTTTAGAGTTTATAATAAAAGAAATAAGAAAAAGATTTTCTCAAAAAGTTACTTGTTAA
- a CDS encoding DUF1294 domain-containing protein, whose amino-acid sequence MKNFILIYFIVINFIAFFSMYIDKKRAIKNKWRVKEATLISVAVIGGSLGSIIGMYSFRHKTKHIKFIFGIPFIIFLQLLLVNFYILK is encoded by the coding sequence GTGAAAAACTTTATTTTAATATATTTTATAGTGATTAATTTTATTGCTTTCTTTTCAATGTATATAGATAAGAAAAGAGCAATTAAAAATAAATGGAGAGTAAAAGAAGCCACCCTTATATCTGTAGCAGTAATTGGAGGCAGTTTAGGTTCTATAATTGGAATGTATTCTTTCAGACATAAAACTAAACATATTAAATTTATATTTGGTATACCATTTATAATATTTCTACAATTATTATTAGTAAATTTTTATATTTTAAAGTAA
- the def gene encoding peptide deformylase produces MALREIRRFDDEILRKKSKHVENVDNKIREILNDMADTMYNTPNGGGLAACQVGVLKRLVVIDLGDSLIKLVNPEIIKEEGEQIVVEGCLSFPETWGKLKRPKKVTVQALNEYGEKIEIKGSGLMAKCLCHEIDHLNGIVFTDKIIEYVKL; encoded by the coding sequence ATGGCTCTAAGAGAGATTAGAAGATTTGATGATGAAATTTTAAGAAAAAAGAGTAAGCATGTAGAAAACGTAGATAATAAGATAAGAGAGATATTAAATGACATGGCAGATACTATGTATAATACTCCAAATGGAGGAGGATTAGCTGCATGCCAAGTAGGAGTATTAAAGCGACTAGTTGTTATAGATTTAGGAGACAGTCTTATTAAGCTTGTTAATCCGGAAATTATTAAAGAAGAAGGAGAACAAATTGTTGTTGAAGGATGTTTAAGTTTTCCTGAAACATGGGGAAAATTAAAAAGACCAAAAAAAGTTACAGTACAAGCTTTAAATGAGTATGGTGAGAAAATAGAGATTAAAGGATCAGGTCTTATGGCAAAATGTCTTTGTCATGAGATAGACCATTTAAATGGTATAGTTTTTACAGATAAAATTATTGAATATGTAAAATTGTAA
- a CDS encoding 2-hydroxyacyl-CoA dehydratase has translation MDELFHIGIDVGSTTVKVVVLNNSNNIIHKEYRRHYSDVKKSVKEVLNGIYEKLGNINTTIIITGSGGIGISKKLGIKFVQEVISSTKAIEYFYPETDVVIELGGEDAKITYLSGGIDQRMNGICAGGTGAFIDQMASLLKTDASGLNELAKGYNVIYPIASRCGVFAKTDIQPLINDGAKQTDIAMSIFNAVVVQTVSVLSCGRKIEGNVAFLGGPLHFLSELREAFKKVLDLKDENIIFPENAQLYIAIGAGLLSVDEDSTELKSLIEKLDSIKNIEDGEVNLLEPLFKDKNEYEEFSRRHEKEKINYVDINSIKSNCYLGIDAGSTTTKAALIDEDGRLVYSYYNSNEGNPLKTTIKVINEIYDILPKDIKILSSTVTGYGEGLIKKALKIDNGEIETIAHYKAAKFFNKDVDFILDIGGQDMKCLKIKDGVIDNIILNEACSSGCGSFLETFASSLSMTIEEFAHEGIYSQNPVDLGSRCTVFMNSRVKQSQKEGASVGDISAGLSYSVIKNALFKVIKIRDLNEIGNNIVVQGGTFYNDLVLRSFEKLIGKNVIRPNISGIMGAFGSALIAKEKYESGYQTSLLSKEELNNIKLEASVTRCKGCSNHCLLTINKFSDNEIFISGNRCEKGEAIYGDKKIELEKKKNINLFKYKYDRIFRYKPLEKEEAKNGEIGIPRVLNMYEDYPFWFTFFNDMGFRVVLSDRSSKRLYETGITSIASETVCYPGKLVHGHIENLIEKGIKTIFYPSVTNENKEDSNADNYYNCPVVISYSEVIKNNVENIRNKNINYINPFISLNDKEKLKKRLYDELSRHFSSIKITKEEINHAVDKATDEQNSFKMEIQAAGERALKEIKERNMKGIVLCGRPYHIDPEINHGMPELINSLDMAVLTEDSICHLANIQRPLRVVDQWVYHSRLYKAASFVRDKNYLELVQLNSFGCGLDAVTTDQVQEILNEKSKIYTIIKIDEGNNLGAAKIRMRSLKAAMFERENKNIDVKNINVNRIQYAKNNRITNKHTILAPQMSPIHFQFLEKAVNLSGYNIEVLKDTDSSVIEEGLRYVNNDACYPAIIVVGQLITALKSGKYDLNNTSVAITQTGGGCRATNYIGFLRKAMYDAGFKDIPVIALSVNGIEDSGIMDNISLKLINRLFMSVVYGDLLMKVLYRVRPYEKVTGSANALYEKWVDICKTSLVKAKISVFTKNVKDIVKEFDNLDILDVKKPKVGLVGEILVKFHPIANNNLVDILEREGAEAVVPDLANFFLSCAFNTIYKHTHLEGSRKSRMIGEAFIYITGIYQKVYKKALDKSERFYAPGNIKNVAKSTESVVSLGNQTGEGWLLTGEMVELLNEGVENIICMQPFGCLPNHIIGKGSIKELKRLYKNANIIPIDYDPSASEVNQLNRIKLMLSKAFKNI, from the coding sequence ATGGATGAATTATTTCATATAGGAATTGATGTAGGTTCTACAACGGTGAAGGTTGTGGTACTTAATAATAGTAATAATATAATTCATAAAGAATATAGAAGACATTATTCTGATGTGAAAAAATCAGTTAAAGAAGTACTAAATGGTATATATGAAAAGTTGGGAAACATAAATACTACTATTATAATAACTGGTTCAGGTGGAATTGGAATATCAAAAAAATTAGGAATAAAATTTGTTCAGGAAGTTATATCTAGTACAAAAGCAATAGAGTATTTCTATCCTGAAACTGATGTTGTCATAGAACTTGGAGGTGAAGATGCAAAAATAACATATCTAAGTGGAGGAATAGATCAAAGAATGAATGGTATATGTGCAGGTGGCACTGGAGCATTCATAGACCAAATGGCATCACTTTTAAAGACAGATGCCAGTGGGTTAAATGAGCTTGCTAAAGGGTATAATGTTATATATCCAATAGCTTCAAGATGTGGTGTTTTTGCTAAAACAGATATTCAACCTCTTATAAATGATGGTGCTAAACAGACTGATATAGCAATGAGTATTTTCAATGCAGTTGTCGTACAAACTGTAAGTGTTCTTTCTTGTGGAAGAAAAATAGAAGGAAATGTTGCATTTTTAGGTGGTCCATTGCACTTTCTATCTGAACTTAGAGAAGCATTCAAAAAAGTCTTGGATTTAAAAGATGAAAACATAATTTTCCCAGAAAATGCACAACTTTATATTGCTATTGGGGCAGGATTATTATCAGTAGATGAAGATAGTACAGAACTAAAATCTCTGATAGAAAAATTGGATAGTATAAAGAATATTGAAGATGGCGAAGTAAATTTATTAGAACCTTTATTTAAAGATAAAAATGAGTATGAAGAATTTTCAAGAAGACATGAAAAAGAAAAAATAAATTATGTGGATATAAATTCAATTAAAAGTAATTGTTATTTAGGAATTGATGCAGGTTCAACTACAACTAAAGCAGCACTCATTGATGAAGATGGAAGACTTGTATATTCTTATTATAATAGCAATGAAGGAAACCCATTAAAAACAACTATCAAAGTTATAAATGAAATATATGATATATTGCCAAAAGACATTAAAATATTGAGTTCAACCGTAACTGGATATGGAGAAGGTCTTATCAAGAAAGCTCTTAAAATTGATAATGGAGAGATAGAAACTATAGCACATTACAAGGCTGCTAAATTTTTCAATAAAGATGTAGATTTTATACTTGATATTGGTGGTCAAGATATGAAGTGCCTAAAAATAAAGGATGGAGTAATTGACAATATAATATTAAATGAGGCTTGTTCATCAGGTTGTGGTTCATTTTTAGAGACATTTGCGAGTTCTCTGTCTATGACAATAGAAGAGTTTGCACATGAAGGGATTTATTCTCAAAATCCTGTAGATTTAGGTTCAAGATGTACTGTATTTATGAATTCTAGAGTAAAACAATCTCAAAAAGAAGGCGCAAGTGTTGGAGATATATCAGCAGGGCTATCTTATTCAGTAATAAAAAATGCTTTATTTAAAGTAATAAAGATTAGAGATTTAAATGAGATTGGTAATAATATTGTTGTACAGGGTGGAACCTTTTATAATGATTTAGTGCTTAGAAGCTTTGAAAAATTAATTGGAAAAAATGTAATTAGACCTAATATTTCAGGAATTATGGGGGCTTTTGGTTCAGCACTTATAGCAAAAGAAAAGTATGAAAGCGGATATCAAACATCTCTATTATCTAAGGAAGAATTGAATAATATCAAACTAGAAGCAAGTGTAACTAGATGTAAAGGATGCTCAAATCATTGCCTTCTTACCATAAATAAGTTTTCTGATAATGAAATTTTTATTTCAGGGAATAGATGTGAAAAGGGTGAAGCTATTTACGGCGATAAAAAAATAGAACTAGAAAAGAAAAAAAACATAAATTTATTTAAGTATAAGTACGATAGAATTTTTAGATACAAACCGTTGGAAAAAGAAGAAGCAAAAAACGGGGAAATAGGGATACCAAGAGTATTAAATATGTATGAGGATTATCCATTTTGGTTTACTTTTTTCAATGATATGGGTTTTAGAGTTGTACTTTCAGATAGGTCATCAAAACGATTATATGAAACTGGTATAACTAGTATTGCATCTGAAACAGTTTGTTATCCAGGAAAATTAGTTCATGGACATATAGAAAATTTAATTGAAAAAGGGATAAAAACTATATTTTACCCAAGTGTAACAAATGAAAATAAAGAGGATTCAAATGCAGATAATTATTATAATTGTCCTGTCGTAATATCGTATTCTGAAGTAATAAAAAACAATGTAGAGAATATAAGAAATAAGAACATAAACTACATAAATCCATTTATAAGTCTAAATGATAAGGAAAAATTGAAAAAGAGACTCTATGATGAGTTATCAAGACATTTTTCTAGTATAAAAATAACTAAAGAAGAAATTAATCATGCAGTTGATAAAGCTACTGATGAGCAAAATTCATTTAAAATGGAGATACAGGCAGCAGGTGAAAGAGCACTTAAAGAAATAAAAGAAAGAAATATGAAGGGGATTGTGTTATGTGGGAGACCCTATCATATAGATCCAGAAATAAATCATGGAATGCCAGAGCTTATAAATTCTTTAGATATGGCAGTGCTTACTGAAGATTCTATATGCCATTTAGCTAATATACAAAGACCACTTAGAGTTGTAGACCAATGGGTATATCATTCAAGATTGTATAAAGCAGCTAGCTTTGTAAGAGATAAAAATTATTTGGAATTGGTTCAACTTAATTCATTTGGCTGTGGCTTAGATGCAGTAACTACAGATCAGGTTCAAGAAATACTTAATGAAAAATCGAAGATATATACTATTATAAAGATTGATGAAGGTAATAATTTAGGTGCAGCTAAGATAAGGATGAGGTCTTTAAAAGCAGCTATGTTTGAAAGAGAAAATAAAAATATAGATGTAAAAAATATAAATGTAAATAGGATACAGTATGCTAAAAATAATCGAATAACGAACAAACATACTATATTAGCACCACAAATGTCTCCAATACATTTTCAATTCCTTGAAAAAGCTGTGAACTTAAGTGGTTATAATATAGAGGTTCTAAAAGATACAGATAGTAGTGTAATTGAAGAAGGATTAAGATATGTAAATAATGATGCCTGCTATCCAGCTATAATAGTTGTAGGTCAGCTAATAACAGCATTAAAATCTGGTAAATATGATTTAAATAATACTTCTGTTGCTATAACTCAGACTGGTGGAGGTTGTAGAGCTACAAATTATATTGGATTCCTAAGAAAGGCTATGTATGATGCTGGATTTAAAGATATTCCTGTCATTGCACTTAGTGTAAATGGAATAGAAGATAGTGGTATAATGGATAATATATCACTAAAATTAATCAATAGACTTTTTATGTCTGTTGTATATGGTGATTTGTTGATGAAAGTACTCTATAGGGTAAGACCATATGAAAAAGTTACTGGAAGTGCAAATGCTCTATATGAAAAATGGGTTGATATATGTAAAACTTCTCTTGTTAAGGCAAAGATTTCTGTATTTACTAAAAATGTAAAAGATATAGTAAAGGAATTTGATAATTTAGATATATTAGATGTGAAAAAACCAAAAGTAGGCTTGGTTGGAGAAATATTGGTGAAATTCCATCCAATTGCAAATAATAATCTAGTAGATATATTAGAGCGAGAAGGTGCTGAAGCAGTCGTACCAGACCTTGCAAATTTCTTCTTAAGCTGTGCTTTCAATACTATATATAAACACACTCATTTAGAAGGAAGTAGAAAGAGTAGAATGATAGGAGAAGCATTTATATACATAACTGGAATATATCAAAAAGTGTACAAAAAAGCGCTTGATAAGAGTGAGAGATTTTATGCTCCAGGTAACATAAAAAATGTTGCAAAAAGTACAGAATCAGTAGTATCATTAGGTAACCAAACTGGAGAAGGTTGGCTTTTAACAGGTGAGATGGTTGAATTATTAAATGAAGGTGTAGAAAATATTATTTGTATGCAACCTTTTGGATGTTTACCTAATCATATAATTGGTAAGGGTTCTATAAAAGAATTAAAGAGATTATATAAAAATGCAAATATAATACCTATTGATTATGACCCTTCTGCAAGTGAGGTAAATCAGCTTAACAGGATAAAACTTATGCTCTCTAAGGCTTTTAAAAATATTTAA
- a CDS encoding nucleotidyl transferase AbiEii/AbiGii toxin family protein, with translation MINNKWSNSNNFHDNNSTLDYIEDFIYCMSHSNSFNDMIFKGGITLLCAFKKYNYGNRRLTKDINIHGTDYNKWLNFKKDIIACSKYSRFKVMYKVIKEITINETTKNESVTIGVYRAAELITRFSIDINFKWSTLDSEKYSLGGLVTINGYTPELILVDKIHACESKQINIRLKDLFDVYSLSYLKGYNSNDLVRLYIDKYKNISEKMPMFQLENFNTLEYGYNGLRGIESKPDFTIVYKRVSNFIIPIHTFITSKSNKNYVWRDDRWILQE, from the coding sequence TTGATTAATAATAAGTGGAGTAATAGTAACAATTTTCATGATAATAACAGCACACTAGATTATATAGAGGACTTTATCTATTGTATGAGTCATAGCAATAGTTTTAATGATATGATTTTTAAAGGCGGAATAACATTATTATGTGCATTTAAAAAATATAATTATGGTAATAGAAGATTAACAAAAGATATAAATATACATGGAACTGATTATAATAAATGGCTTAATTTCAAAAAAGATATAATAGCTTGCTCTAAGTATAGTAGATTTAAAGTAATGTATAAAGTTATAAAAGAAATAACAATAAATGAAACTACTAAAAATGAAAGTGTAACTATAGGTGTTTATAGAGCTGCGGAATTAATTACTAGATTTAGTATAGATATAAACTTTAAGTGGTCTACTTTAGACTCAGAGAAATATTCATTGGGTGGGTTAGTTACAATTAATGGATATACACCAGAACTAATATTAGTTGATAAAATACATGCTTGTGAAAGTAAACAAATTAATATAAGGTTGAAAGATTTGTTTGATGTATACTCATTAAGTTATTTAAAAGGATATAATAGCAATGATTTAGTAAGATTGTACATAGATAAATATAAAAATATATCAGAAAAAATGCCCATGTTCCAATTAGAGAACTTTAATACTTTAGAATATGGGTATAATGGGTTAAGAGGTATTGAATCTAAACCTGATTTTACAATTGTTTATAAAAGAGTAAGCAACTTTATAATTCCAATACACACATTTATAACATCAAAATCAAATAAAAATTATGTTTGGAGGGATGATAGGTGGATTTTACAGGAGTAA